One window from the genome of Gimesia aquarii encodes:
- a CDS encoding 3-oxoacyl-ACP synthase III family protein, with the protein MHKISLKYKTKNQVNSSDLESVLDASGLLNQQVKLSSDKKKIESKRGRQVISQRTNSLLGVQIVSSGSYVPNNIVTNQDLQERYGFDPEWIEQRTGILERRHAPPEMATSDLCYEAAQKAIRAARVSPEDIDLLIVGTFTPDYQCPSVSCLVQDRLGLDAPAIDLQAACAGFMYSLVTAAQYVATGNSKLALVIGGDCNSRIVNPDDRRVAPLFGDGAGAVLLAKGDPHQGLTCYQTGSDGSGSSLLDRPAGGTRNPATVEDIKDGRHFLSMDGRSVFKWAVRTVADSIDLMLTKTGMSVHEVDLFLMHQANIRIIDSACEQLGIPREKVFNNLSKYGNTSAGSIPIVLDEAFQAGLINRGDTVLLSGFGAGLAWGTGLFRW; encoded by the coding sequence ATGCACAAAATTTCTTTAAAGTATAAAACCAAAAATCAAGTCAATTCCTCCGATCTTGAATCAGTCTTGGATGCGTCTGGGCTTCTGAATCAACAGGTGAAATTGTCATCTGATAAAAAGAAAATAGAGAGTAAGCGTGGTCGCCAAGTGATTAGTCAACGAACTAATTCATTATTGGGAGTACAAATTGTTTCGAGTGGATCTTACGTACCCAATAATATCGTTACCAATCAAGACCTGCAGGAGCGTTATGGTTTTGATCCGGAATGGATTGAGCAACGTACTGGTATCTTAGAACGCCGTCATGCCCCTCCAGAAATGGCGACCAGTGACTTGTGTTACGAAGCGGCACAAAAAGCCATTCGTGCTGCACGTGTCAGTCCTGAAGACATTGATTTGCTGATTGTCGGGACATTTACACCCGACTATCAATGTCCTTCGGTTTCTTGTCTGGTTCAGGATCGATTAGGTCTTGATGCGCCCGCAATTGATTTACAAGCCGCTTGTGCAGGATTCATGTATTCTCTCGTCACAGCCGCTCAATACGTGGCAACAGGAAACAGTAAATTGGCTCTGGTGATTGGTGGAGATTGTAATAGTCGTATTGTTAATCCTGATGATCGCCGCGTTGCTCCTCTATTTGGCGATGGGGCAGGCGCCGTATTGCTGGCGAAAGGGGATCCACATCAGGGTTTAACTTGCTATCAGACTGGTTCGGATGGCAGCGGTTCCTCATTATTAGATCGTCCTGCCGGTGGTACACGTAATCCTGCTACAGTAGAAGACATCAAAGATGGTCGCCATTTTTTAAGTATGGATGGTCGTAGTGTCTTTAAATGGGCTGTCAGAACTGTCGCCGACTCTATTGACCTGATGTTAACCAAAACTGGTATGAGTGTGCATGAGGTCGATTTGTTTTTGATGCATCAGGCCAATATTCGAATTATTGATTCGGCTTGTGAACAATTGGGAATTCCTCGCGAAAAGGTATTTAACAACTTGAGCAAGTATGGAAATACCTCTGCGGGATCGATTCCAATTGTACTTGATGAAGCATTTCAAGCCGGTCTGATTAACCGAGGCGATACCGTCCTACTTAGTGGTTTTGGAGCAGGCCTTGCCTGGGGTACCGGATTATTTCGCTGGTAA
- the metK gene encoding methionine adenosyltransferase has protein sequence MANFSFTSESVSMGHPDKVSDQVSDGILDALLAGDPYSRVACETLCTTDFVVLSGEITSNAKVDYEKIARDVIRDIGYTSKDIGFNADTCEVLVKLHQQSADIAQGVDAEGAGDQGLMFGYACNQTEEYMPVPIALSHRILNKLTEIRQNGEVDWLLPDSKSQVTVEYEDGKPVGVSAVVVSTQHTENVSQEEIRDFVIENVIKEIVPANFLSDKTKYHINPTGRFVIGGPHGDTGLTGRKIIVDTYGGWGRHGGGAFSGKDATKVDRSAAYMARYIAKNIVAAGLASECEVQLSYAIGVAEPTSIYVDTKETSVIPEETISQLVRDIFPLTPQGIINHLQLRRPIFRKTTWGGHFGRNDPDFTWEATDKAAELRDAAGLGNEVPEPQFAMS, from the coding sequence ATGGCTAACTTCTCGTTCACAAGTGAATCGGTCAGTATGGGGCATCCTGATAAAGTATCTGACCAGGTGTCAGATGGGATATTGGATGCACTGCTTGCTGGCGATCCTTATTCGCGCGTCGCTTGTGAGACTTTGTGCACAACTGACTTTGTTGTGCTCTCAGGAGAAATCACAAGTAATGCAAAAGTGGATTATGAGAAAATTGCACGTGATGTGATTCGGGATATTGGCTATACCAGTAAAGATATCGGCTTTAATGCTGATACTTGTGAAGTTCTGGTAAAGCTTCATCAACAAAGTGCAGATATTGCGCAAGGTGTTGATGCAGAAGGTGCAGGAGATCAAGGCCTCATGTTTGGATATGCCTGTAACCAGACTGAAGAATACATGCCAGTTCCGATTGCCCTTTCTCACCGAATTTTGAATAAGCTGACTGAAATCCGTCAGAATGGTGAAGTCGACTGGTTGTTGCCAGACAGTAAAAGCCAGGTCACTGTTGAATACGAAGATGGCAAGCCTGTTGGTGTTTCGGCCGTAGTTGTTTCAACTCAGCATACTGAAAATGTCAGTCAGGAAGAGATTCGTGACTTCGTCATTGAAAATGTGATCAAGGAAATTGTTCCAGCAAATTTTTTGAGTGACAAGACCAAATATCATATCAATCCTACTGGTCGATTTGTGATTGGGGGGCCTCATGGAGATACTGGTCTGACAGGCCGCAAAATCATTGTCGACACTTATGGTGGTTGGGGACGTCATGGTGGCGGCGCATTCAGTGGTAAGGATGCTACCAAGGTGGATCGTTCTGCAGCTTATATGGCCCGTTATATCGCGAAGAATATTGTGGCCGCTGGTCTGGCTTCTGAGTGTGAAGTTCAGCTTTCCTATGCGATTGGTGTTGCTGAACCGACCAGTATTTATGTAGATACAAAGGAAACCTCGGTGATTCCGGAAGAAACGATTTCTCAACTGGTCAGAGATATCTTTCCGTTAACGCCACAGGGGATTATTAATCATTTACAGTTGCGTCGTCCCATCTTCAGAAAAACAACCTGGGGCGGGCACTTTGGTCGAAACGATCCCGATTTCACTTGGGAAGCAACAGACAAAGCTGCTGAGTTGAGAGACGCTGCTGGCCTGGGAAACGAAGTGCCTGAGCCTCAATTCGCGATGTCGTGA